The following are encoded in a window of Catellicoccus marimammalium M35/04/3 genomic DNA:
- a CDS encoding ABC transporter permease: protein MNTKQEKIINWSIPLISIIMGFVLGAIIMLIFGYNPMDAYSAMFECAFSSSRNIGEIFVMAAPLIFTALGFSIANSAGCFNIGLPGQALCGWVASIYTAFSLPESTPKVIMITACVISGALAGAIAGLIPGLLRAYFGTSEVIVTIMMNYIILYTSTHLVNNAMPADWISNKGVTNQIPANAMLQTDWLTSMTEGSRLNIGIFLAIIAIVLFWFIMKKTTLGFEIRSVGLNPNAAEYAGMNSKRTLTFAMVISGALAGIGGVIYGLGTFGYFFQQNASLSIGFDGMAVSLLGSGSAIGILLSALLFSILKIGGQGMPLYTPVPTELVDIVISSIIFFIGISYLIRFIINKVTQRRAQKAIEKQNQEGGEI from the coding sequence ATGAATACAAAACAAGAAAAAATAATTAATTGGTCCATTCCATTGATCTCAATTATTATGGGATTTGTGTTAGGTGCAATCATTATGCTGATTTTTGGATATAATCCAATGGATGCTTATTCTGCAATGTTTGAATGTGCCTTTTCTTCTTCACGTAATATTGGAGAAATCTTTGTTATGGCTGCGCCGCTGATTTTTACAGCGTTAGGATTTTCTATCGCTAATTCAGCAGGTTGCTTTAACATTGGATTACCTGGCCAAGCATTATGTGGTTGGGTCGCAAGTATTTATACTGCTTTTTCTTTACCAGAATCTACACCAAAAGTGATAATGATTACAGCTTGTGTAATCTCAGGAGCTTTAGCAGGTGCGATTGCTGGTTTAATTCCTGGATTGTTACGTGCTTACTTTGGTACAAGTGAAGTTATCGTAACGATTATGATGAACTACATTATTTTATATACAAGTACTCACTTAGTAAATAACGCGATGCCTGCTGATTGGATTAGTAATAAAGGGGTAACAAATCAAATCCCTGCTAATGCAATGTTACAAACAGATTGGCTAACTTCTATGACCGAAGGCTCACGTTTAAATATTGGTATCTTTTTAGCGATTATTGCTATTGTTTTATTCTGGTTTATTATGAAGAAAACAACATTAGGATTTGAAATTCGTTCTGTTGGGTTAAACCCTAATGCAGCAGAATACGCTGGGATGAATAGTAAACGTACTTTAACTTTTGCAATGGTGATCTCTGGTGCCTTAGCAGGTATTGGTGGTGTCATTTATGGATTAGGTACTTTTGGTTACTTCTTCCAACAAAACGCTTCATTAAGTATTGGTTTTGATGGAATGGCGGTTTCATTATTAGGTAGCGGTTCTGCAATTGGTATTTTATTATCTGCATTACTATTCAGTATTTTAAAAATTGGTGGACAAGGAATGCCTCTTTACACACCAGTACCAACAGAGTTAGTAGATATCGTAATTTCATCTATTATCTTCTTCATTGGTATCAGCTATTTAATCCGCTTTATTATTAATAAAGTGACACAACGTCGTGCTCAAAAAGCAATTGAAAAACAAAACCAAGAAGGAGGAGAAATCTAA
- a CDS encoding cytidine deaminase, translated as MSAKEEWIDAAITASQKAYIPYSQFPVGACLVAEDGTLYTGCNIENASFGLTNCAERTAIFKAVSEGEKKFQHLVVYGQTKAPISPCGACRQVMAEFCDADMPVTLIGNDRSRKEMTIRELLPYSFTELH; from the coding sequence ATGTCCGCAAAAGAAGAATGGATTGATGCTGCAATCACTGCTAGCCAAAAAGCGTATATTCCATATTCTCAGTTTCCAGTAGGAGCTTGTCTAGTTGCAGAAGATGGAACTCTTTATACTGGATGTAATATTGAAAATGCTTCTTTTGGTTTAACAAACTGTGCAGAACGCACAGCTATTTTTAAAGCCGTTTCTGAAGGAGAGAAAAAATTTCAACATCTTGTTGTTTACGGTCAAACAAAAGCACCGATTTCTCCTTGTGGCGCATGTCGTCAAGTAATGGCTGAGTTTTGTGATGCAGATATGCCTGTTACTTTGATTGGGAACGATCGCTCACGAAAAGAAATGACCATTCGGGAATTATTACCTTATTCGTTTACAGAACTACACTAA
- a CDS encoding ABC transporter ATP-binding protein, with protein sequence MSQEQYVIEMRHITKKFGTFTANDDINLKIKKGEIHALLGENGAGKSTLMNMLSGLYQPTSGEILIDGKPVKFNGPTDAHKAGIGMVHQHFMLVDAFTVTENIVLGDEPSKLGFLERKQAAKKIKELSEQYGLSVDPNARISDISVGMQQRVEILKTLYRGANVLIFDEPTAVLTPQEIDELITIMENLVKEGKSIILITHKLDEIKRVADCCTVIRRGKYIGTVDVADVTSQELADMMVGRAVSFKTDKVPANPGEPVLEIVDLHVKDSRGIGAVNGLNLEVRAGEVVGIAGIDGNGQTELVKALTGLAKVDSGNVILNGENINNKAPRKITEMGVGHVPEDRHKDGLVLEMTLAENIALQEYYKAPNSKAGILNYKYINQHARELIEEYDVRTANELVPSGALSGGNQQKAIIAREISRNPELLIVSQPTRGLDVGAIEYIHKRIIQQRTEGKAVLVVSFELDEILNLSDRIAVIHDGQIVGIVDPKETTEKELGLLMAGYTLEEAKKELEGAQ encoded by the coding sequence GTGAGTCAAGAACAATATGTCATTGAAATGCGTCATATTACAAAAAAATTTGGCACATTTACTGCCAATGATGATATTAACTTGAAGATTAAAAAAGGAGAGATCCATGCTTTATTAGGAGAAAATGGGGCAGGGAAATCGACTTTAATGAATATGTTATCTGGTTTATATCAACCGACAAGTGGAGAAATCTTGATTGATGGAAAACCAGTGAAGTTTAATGGACCAACAGATGCGCATAAAGCAGGAATTGGAATGGTTCACCAACATTTTATGTTAGTTGATGCTTTTACAGTTACAGAAAATATTGTTCTTGGGGATGAACCAAGTAAATTAGGATTTTTAGAACGCAAACAAGCAGCGAAAAAAATCAAAGAATTATCTGAACAGTATGGTTTATCCGTAGATCCAAATGCCCGTATTTCTGATATTTCTGTTGGGATGCAACAAAGGGTTGAAATTTTAAAAACACTTTATCGTGGAGCGAATGTTTTAATTTTTGATGAACCAACTGCGGTGTTAACTCCACAAGAAATTGATGAGTTAATTACAATTATGGAAAACTTAGTTAAAGAAGGAAAATCCATTATTTTAATTACGCATAAATTAGACGAGATTAAACGTGTAGCAGATTGTTGCACCGTTATCCGCCGTGGGAAATATATCGGTACGGTAGATGTAGCAGATGTTACTAGCCAAGAATTAGCGGATATGATGGTTGGTCGTGCGGTATCTTTCAAAACAGATAAAGTACCAGCAAACCCTGGCGAACCAGTATTGGAAATCGTGGATTTACACGTTAAAGATAGTCGTGGAATTGGAGCAGTAAATGGCTTAAACTTAGAAGTTCGTGCCGGAGAAGTCGTTGGTATTGCCGGAATCGACGGAAACGGACAAACAGAATTAGTAAAAGCACTTACTGGTTTAGCAAAAGTGGATTCAGGAAATGTCATCTTAAATGGTGAAAATATCAATAATAAAGCCCCACGTAAAATTACAGAAATGGGTGTTGGACACGTTCCTGAAGACCGTCATAAAGATGGTTTAGTTTTAGAAATGACGCTAGCAGAAAATATTGCGTTACAAGAATACTATAAAGCGCCAAATAGTAAAGCGGGAATTTTAAATTATAAATATATTAATCAACATGCGCGCGAATTGATTGAAGAATATGATGTTCGTACAGCTAATGAATTGGTTCCATCTGGAGCTCTTTCTGGAGGTAACCAACAAAAAGCAATTATTGCCCGTGAAATTTCTCGTAATCCAGAGTTATTGATTGTATCACAACCAACTCGTGGATTGGACGTTGGTGCGATTGAATATATTCACAAACGTATTATTCAACAGCGTACAGAAGGAAAAGCGGTATTAGTAGTCAGCTTTGAGTTAGACGAAATCTTGAACTTATCTGATCGTATCGCCGTAATCCATGATGGTCAAATTGTCGGAATTGTAGATCCAAAAGAAACAACAGAAAAAGAACTAGGCTTATTAATGGCTGGATATACATTAGAAGAAGCGAAAAAAGAATTGGAGGGGGCACAATAA
- a CDS encoding ABC transporter permease: MDMSTISNIITQTLIYSTPLILTALGGVFSERSGIVNVGLEGIMVMGAFSSVVFNLAFGPTFGDWTPWLGCLVGAVVGVLFSLLHAVATVNLRADHIISGTVINLMAPALAVFLVKAMYNKGQTDSIQYAFGYSDIPVLSKIPIVGDLFFKDTSAPAYVAILIAILAWVVIYKTRFGLRLRSVGENPQAADTLGIRVYAMKYAGVLLSGLLGGMGGAVFAQAIAGRFSATTICGQGFIAMAAMIFGRWNPIGAMFAALFFGFAQNLSIAGGAIPFIAKMPDVYMQIAPYVLTIIVLVLFSAFGKSSGPKAIGKTYIKSK; the protein is encoded by the coding sequence ATGGATATGTCAACAATTTCAAATATTATTACACAAACTTTGATTTATTCAACTCCGCTGATTTTAACAGCGTTAGGAGGAGTTTTCTCTGAGCGTAGTGGGATTGTTAACGTTGGTCTAGAAGGAATCATGGTTATGGGTGCCTTCAGTTCTGTTGTTTTCAACTTGGCTTTTGGTCCAACTTTTGGGGATTGGACACCATGGTTGGGATGCTTAGTTGGTGCGGTTGTTGGAGTGCTGTTCTCCTTACTACATGCGGTAGCAACGGTTAACTTACGTGCTGACCATATTATTAGTGGTACAGTAATTAACTTAATGGCGCCTGCTTTAGCTGTTTTCTTAGTAAAAGCAATGTACAACAAAGGACAAACAGATTCTATTCAATATGCCTTTGGTTATTCAGATATTCCAGTATTAAGCAAAATTCCAATCGTGGGAGATTTGTTCTTCAAAGATACTTCTGCTCCAGCTTATGTAGCGATTTTAATTGCAATTTTAGCTTGGGTTGTCATTTATAAAACTCGCTTTGGTTTACGTCTACGTTCTGTAGGGGAAAATCCACAAGCAGCAGATACACTAGGAATTCGTGTTTATGCTATGAAATATGCTGGCGTGTTACTATCTGGATTATTAGGTGGTATGGGTGGTGCAGTCTTTGCTCAAGCCATCGCTGGACGTTTCTCAGCAACAACGATTTGTGGACAAGGGTTCATCGCAATGGCCGCAATGATCTTTGGTCGTTGGAACCCGATCGGAGCTATGTTTGCGGCATTATTCTTTGGTTTTGCTCAAAACTTAAGTATTGCCGGTGGCGCAATTCCGTTTATTGCTAAAATGCCAGATGTTTACATGCAAATTGCTCCATACGTATTAACAATTATTGTATTAGTTTTATTCTCTGCCTTTGGTAAATCTTCAGGACCAAAAGCAATTGGTAAAACTTATATCAAATCAAAATAA
- a CDS encoding LacI family DNA-binding transcriptional regulator has product MKLTMKQLADLAGVSTTTVSLILSGKGERFSKETKERVKKLAAQYHYYPDFYAQNLSTKANKTIGVIVPDLTDFFFGEVLKGIESVTTKEGYTVLLFHSQHSPKMEKKGIELMLSRSVEGIILATPYTLEENYFKHIKATCPILLLDNQGNKREQGKIDIDEKQGMQLAIDELYRCGHRKIFYIKENKKYYQLKEREKGYINAMKKYHLYHPEWMIETDLSVEGGYKGCEFLLSQDKKIDAIICANDYMAIGVYRSLFKYGYQIPEDISIVGFDNIDMASYITPALTTIHQPIYELGQVAAKSLIEKIQNPQHPIANKTLEPSLIKRESVSEKI; this is encoded by the coding sequence ATGAAGTTGACAATGAAACAATTAGCAGATTTAGCAGGAGTATCTACGACGACCGTTTCTTTAATCTTAAGTGGTAAAGGTGAAAGATTCAGTAAAGAAACCAAAGAACGAGTAAAAAAATTAGCTGCCCAATATCATTACTATCCTGATTTTTATGCTCAAAATTTAAGTACAAAAGCAAATAAAACGATAGGTGTAATTGTTCCTGATTTAACCGACTTCTTTTTTGGTGAAGTACTTAAAGGAATTGAATCTGTTACCACCAAAGAAGGATATACGGTCTTATTATTTCATTCGCAACACTCTCCAAAAATGGAGAAAAAAGGAATTGAATTAATGCTTTCCAGATCAGTCGAAGGGATTATTTTAGCGACTCCTTACACTTTAGAAGAGAATTATTTCAAACATATCAAAGCCACTTGTCCGATTTTATTACTCGATAATCAAGGAAATAAAAGAGAGCAAGGAAAGATTGATATCGATGAAAAACAAGGAATGCAATTAGCCATTGATGAACTTTATCGTTGTGGACATCGAAAAATTTTCTATATTAAAGAAAATAAGAAGTATTATCAATTAAAAGAACGAGAAAAAGGTTATATCAATGCAATGAAGAAATATCATCTATATCACCCTGAATGGATGATTGAGACGGATTTATCTGTTGAAGGTGGATATAAAGGTTGTGAATTTCTTTTATCGCAGGATAAAAAAATAGATGCTATTATATGTGCGAACGATTATATGGCAATCGGAGTTTATCGTTCGCTTTTTAAATACGGATACCAAATTCCAGAAGATATTTCTATTGTGGGATTTGATAATATTGATATGGCTTCTTATATTACTCCAGCATTAACTACCATTCATCAACCTATCTATGAATTGGGACAAGTTGCTGCAAAGAGTTTAATTGAAAAAATTCAAAATCCACAACACCCAATTGCTAATAAAACCTTAGAACCAAGCTTGATTAAGCGCGAAAGTGTAAGTGAAAAAATTTGA
- a CDS encoding sigma-54-dependent transcriptional regulator — MKKRKELIYEEMKSRPGEWTTTDLAERLGLQRTNVSKELNELVREGRVNKIKSRPVRYALSLRAEEKVESPIKETNPKKTSESSSHYIFQRIIGSNGSMKTQIEQAKAAILYPPRGLNCLLTGQTGTGKTLFAHTMFQFAKKHHLIAEDKELTVFNCADYANNSELLMSHLFGYTKGAFTGAEETTDGLIQQADGGMLFLDEIHRLPPEGQEMIFYFMDHGCYSRLGEVEKNNYANVRIVCATTDDPTSSLLSTFTRRIPIMIQLPSFHDRPANEQVGLLKTMLQLEASRVDRTFQVEESVAKALIGSVEYGNVGQLKSNVQFLCARGFLNHMEEEVIPLTAEILTPEMKSGLNHLMAKRKQYLDISCELDSILVIHPHEERIPLLEKEEDELPYNLYEIIDNKASMLKSEGMDQEAINNFITTDINLYLKRAYQKTANTRRDYKLSDIVANRFIDLAQRLQQYIVNEEYYPLNDDFLYAMSLHLSAFVKRTQEGAEEKGISNHLVAMVENYPKELYIAQKIKDYLETNEGFQIPKSELYYLATLLISLKTAKTEGKISIIVAAHGNSTASSMVQVVTELLNVDHLYSFDMNLEMEPSQALQGLTELVQKVNRGKGVLLLVDMGSLATFTNKLQERTGVEVATVEMVTTAMVLEAARKTMMDIDLQSVYEELCSFKGYSRVLSLKKETTHPLPSVKPKMIVSICATGEGAAVKIQNKINDILVDQLIDDIVVQPISVVNMDETIEQLQEDYHIVAAVGIKAPKGNIPFLTLPDLLQGKGERFLQLLDQITQETTVIDEKLLSEVESSEELTKEYIEQCLREQYFYINPEKILPILWEYLSFLDRRLPFSVHNTFKINLIMHLAGMIERIIQQKPLSVSQKELSEMKEHDLYRILCQGNDFIEKNLMITIPEEELYYLIQLFDTEREKIDTK; from the coding sequence ATGAAAAAAAGAAAAGAATTAATATATGAAGAAATGAAGTCAAGACCAGGTGAATGGACGACGACAGATTTAGCAGAGCGCTTAGGATTACAACGAACCAATGTCAGCAAAGAACTAAATGAATTAGTTAGAGAAGGAAGAGTTAACAAAATAAAATCTCGTCCAGTTCGTTATGCTCTTTCTTTACGTGCTGAAGAGAAAGTAGAATCTCCCATTAAAGAAACGAATCCTAAAAAGACATCTGAATCAAGTTCTCATTATATTTTTCAACGAATTATTGGTTCAAATGGCAGTATGAAGACACAAATTGAACAAGCAAAGGCGGCAATTTTATATCCACCAAGAGGATTGAATTGCCTATTAACAGGACAAACTGGAACAGGGAAAACTTTGTTTGCTCATACGATGTTTCAATTTGCTAAAAAGCATCACCTTATTGCTGAAGACAAAGAATTAACTGTCTTTAACTGTGCGGATTATGCAAATAATAGTGAGTTATTAATGTCTCATCTTTTTGGTTATACAAAAGGAGCCTTCACAGGAGCAGAAGAAACTACTGATGGGTTAATTCAACAAGCGGATGGAGGAATGCTCTTTTTAGATGAAATCCATCGTTTACCGCCAGAAGGACAGGAAATGATTTTCTATTTTATGGATCATGGTTGCTATTCTCGTTTAGGAGAAGTGGAGAAAAATAATTATGCAAATGTTCGTATCGTTTGTGCAACTACAGATGACCCTACATCTAGCTTACTTTCTACTTTTACACGAAGAATTCCAATTATGATTCAACTGCCAAGTTTTCATGATCGACCAGCTAATGAGCAAGTCGGATTATTAAAAACGATGCTACAATTAGAGGCTTCTCGTGTAGATCGTACGTTCCAAGTGGAAGAATCTGTAGCCAAGGCATTAATTGGTAGCGTAGAATATGGAAATGTAGGGCAATTAAAATCCAATGTTCAGTTTTTATGTGCTCGTGGCTTTTTAAATCATATGGAAGAAGAAGTGATTCCACTTACTGCTGAAATTTTAACGCCAGAAATGAAAAGTGGATTGAATCATTTAATGGCTAAGCGAAAGCAATATTTAGATATTTCTTGCGAATTGGATAGTATTTTAGTCATTCATCCGCATGAAGAAAGAATTCCTCTATTAGAAAAAGAAGAAGATGAGTTACCTTATAATCTGTATGAAATTATTGATAATAAAGCTTCTATGTTAAAAAGTGAAGGAATGGATCAAGAAGCGATTAATAATTTTATTACAACAGATATTAATCTCTATTTAAAACGAGCATATCAAAAAACAGCCAATACAAGAAGGGATTATAAACTGAGTGACATCGTAGCTAATCGCTTTATTGACTTGGCACAACGTCTACAACAATATATTGTGAATGAGGAATATTATCCTTTAAATGATGATTTCTTATATGCGATGAGTTTGCATTTGAGTGCTTTTGTGAAACGGACGCAAGAAGGAGCAGAAGAAAAAGGAATTTCTAACCATTTAGTTGCAATGGTAGAAAATTATCCCAAAGAACTTTATATTGCTCAAAAAATAAAGGATTATTTGGAAACGAATGAAGGGTTCCAAATTCCTAAATCAGAATTATATTATTTAGCAACTTTGCTTATCTCTTTAAAAACAGCCAAAACTGAGGGGAAAATTAGTATTATTGTTGCTGCTCATGGAAATAGTACGGCTTCTTCTATGGTTCAAGTAGTTACAGAGCTATTAAATGTCGATCATTTATACAGTTTTGATATGAATTTAGAAATGGAGCCTAGCCAAGCTCTACAAGGATTAACAGAATTAGTACAAAAAGTAAATCGTGGAAAAGGGGTTCTTTTACTGGTAGATATGGGTTCTTTAGCAACCTTTACCAATAAATTACAAGAGCGTACAGGTGTAGAAGTTGCCACTGTAGAAATGGTAACTACCGCGATGGTATTGGAAGCAGCTCGCAAAACGATGATGGATATTGATTTACAAAGTGTTTATGAAGAATTGTGTTCTTTCAAAGGCTACTCCCGTGTACTTTCTTTAAAAAAAGAAACTACACATCCATTGCCTTCAGTTAAGCCAAAAATGATTGTTTCGATTTGTGCCACAGGAGAAGGAGCAGCCGTTAAAATTCAAAATAAAATTAATGATATTTTAGTCGATCAATTGATTGATGACATTGTTGTCCAACCAATTTCGGTAGTGAATATGGATGAGACGATTGAACAATTACAAGAAGACTATCATATCGTTGCAGCAGTAGGGATTAAAGCACCGAAAGGAAATATTCCTTTCTTAACCTTACCTGATTTATTACAAGGAAAAGGAGAGCGTTTCTTACAATTATTAGATCAAATTACGCAGGAAACCACTGTGATTGATGAAAAATTATTAAGTGAAGTAGAATCTTCAGAAGAATTGACAAAAGAGTATATTGAACAATGTCTTCGAGAACAATATTTTTACATCAATCCAGAAAAGATTTTACCAATATTATGGGAATATCTTTCTTTTTTAGACCGTCGCTTACCTTTTTCAGTGCATAATACGTTTAAAATTAATTTGATTATGCATTTAGCAGGAATGATTGAGCGCATTATCCAACAAAAACCATTAAGTGTATCACAAAAGGAATTGTCTGAAATGAAAGAACACGATCTGTATCGTATTTTGTGTCAAGGCAATGATTTTATCGAAAAAAATCTGATGATTACAATTCCAGAAGAAGAACTGTATTATTTGATACAGTTATTTGATACAGAACGAGAAAAAATTGATACAAAATAA
- a CDS encoding BMP family lipoprotein — MKKTAKLGLGMAAVGMAFTLTACGSDKKEDDKKSDHSAAIVTDVGGVDDRSFNQSAWEGLQKWGKSHDLKKGVGGYDYLQSQTAADYTTNLDKAVQAGYKTIFGVGYLLKDSVEKAAKQNPNTNFVIIDDVIKGQKNVASAVFKDNEAAYLAGVAAAYTTTTNKVGFIGGEEGAVIDRFQAGFEQGVKDGAKQLHKNIKVDVKYAASFGAPDKGKALAAQMYKNGADVIYHAAGGTGAGVFQEAKALNEKGNGKKVWVIGVDSDQQAEGEYTNKDGKKDNCTLTSTIKGVNVAVEKICQDAWDNKFPGGKVLSYGLKDNGVSITKGFLSTKAWKAVEQAKKSVIDGKVEVASTPKK; from the coding sequence ATGAAAAAAACAGCAAAATTAGGATTAGGAATGGCCGCAGTAGGAATGGCCTTCACATTAACAGCATGTGGATCTGATAAAAAAGAAGATGACAAAAAATCAGATCATAGTGCTGCTATCGTTACTGACGTTGGTGGGGTAGATGACCGCTCATTCAACCAATCTGCTTGGGAAGGTTTACAAAAATGGGGTAAATCTCATGACTTGAAAAAAGGTGTAGGTGGTTATGACTACTTACAATCACAAACAGCCGCAGATTATACAACAAACTTAGATAAAGCAGTACAAGCTGGATACAAAACTATTTTTGGTGTGGGTTACTTATTAAAAGATTCTGTTGAAAAAGCAGCAAAACAAAATCCAAACACAAACTTCGTTATTATTGACGATGTAATCAAAGGGCAAAAAAATGTTGCTTCTGCAGTATTCAAAGATAATGAAGCAGCTTACTTAGCAGGGGTAGCCGCTGCGTATACAACAACAACAAACAAAGTTGGTTTCATCGGTGGGGAAGAAGGAGCAGTAATTGACCGCTTCCAAGCTGGATTTGAACAAGGTGTTAAAGATGGAGCAAAACAATTACATAAAAATATTAAAGTAGATGTGAAATATGCTGCATCATTTGGTGCGCCAGATAAAGGGAAAGCGTTAGCTGCTCAAATGTACAAAAATGGTGCAGATGTAATTTATCATGCTGCAGGTGGTACAGGTGCAGGCGTCTTCCAAGAAGCAAAAGCATTAAACGAAAAAGGAAATGGCAAAAAAGTTTGGGTAATCGGTGTAGACAGCGATCAACAAGCTGAAGGAGAATACACAAACAAAGATGGTAAGAAAGATAACTGTACATTAACTTCAACAATCAAAGGAGTAAATGTTGCGGTAGAAAAAATCTGTCAGGATGCATGGGATAACAAATTCCCTGGTGGAAAAGTATTATCTTACGGTTTGAAAGATAACGGAGTAAGCATCACAAAAGGATTCTTATCAACAAAAGCGTGGAAAGCAGTAGAACAAGCTAAGAAATCAGTTATTGATGGTAAAGTGGAAGTTGCTTCAACACCTAAAAAATAA
- a CDS encoding prenyltransferase, translating to MDIRRFIQLAHVRKIPFLLFPLLFGLIYSLYQYDNAYWGKSIILMIAMVCFFLAIHLLKEWGYFQRAEDEQKQKETLVYQLSIDMDELRKWLFILFGASFLLFAIVAFMVGWQFAIFLVVGIFCSIFYVYGKNPWMNTWLSEPIFSFGLGLLLPFIMLLANTWQKTISIGELWMQSTWMMLPLVFTFAIVITAENTVRMQQEEDIHPLVSYLHYSVIDGLLELFLFLAFVLPLFSIYLDLAPWLVVLMWLVFPKAWMDLKKFIQKHHASKAFPYIQEIFEMIMMLQIIVYALGLFF from the coding sequence ATGGATATTCGACGCTTTATTCAATTAGCGCATGTACGAAAAATTCCATTTTTATTATTTCCCTTGCTTTTTGGATTAATTTATTCTTTATATCAATACGATAATGCCTATTGGGGTAAAAGTATTATTTTAATGATCGCAATGGTATGTTTCTTTTTAGCGATTCATTTATTAAAAGAATGGGGTTATTTTCAACGAGCAGAGGATGAACAAAAACAAAAAGAAACCTTAGTATACCAATTATCGATTGATATGGATGAATTAAGAAAATGGCTATTTATTTTATTTGGAGCAAGTTTCCTTCTTTTTGCGATTGTTGCCTTTATGGTAGGATGGCAATTTGCAATTTTCTTAGTAGTCGGAATTTTTTGTTCAATTTTTTATGTCTACGGGAAAAATCCATGGATGAATACTTGGCTATCAGAACCAATCTTTAGTTTTGGGTTGGGTCTATTATTGCCTTTTATCATGTTGCTAGCGAATACTTGGCAAAAAACCATTTCAATTGGAGAATTATGGATGCAATCCACTTGGATGATGTTACCTTTAGTCTTTACTTTTGCGATTGTCATTACAGCAGAAAATACAGTACGTATGCAACAAGAAGAGGATATTCATCCTTTGGTATCGTATTTACATTACAGTGTAATTGATGGTTTATTGGAGCTCTTTTTATTTTTAGCTTTCGTTTTGCCACTATTTTCTATCTATTTAGATCTAGCTCCTTGGCTAGTGGTATTAATGTGGCTAGTATTTCCTAAAGCATGGATGGATTTGAAAAAATTCATTCAAAAACACCATGCATCGAAAGCTTTCCCTTACATTCAAGAAATTTTTGAAATGATTATGATGCTTCAAATTATTGTATATGCACTAGGATTATTCTTTTAA